Proteins encoded in a region of the Pyxidicoccus trucidator genome:
- a CDS encoding S1C family serine protease has protein sequence MSSDLHSLSQSLASVVERVAPSIVRVEARRRRGATGIVWSAEGHIVTTSHAVEHEGHIQVGLADGRTVSAELIGRDASTDLALLKADASNLTPLPPAPLDEVKVGHLVVTVARPGRTARATLGMVSTHGEGWRTHAGGRVDRYLETDADLPPGFSGGALVDTQGRLVGLLTAAFSRTAAVVIPGDTLTRVTGALKEHGGVRRGYLGVGAYPVRIPQHLVERAGSEAGLVFLSVDPDGPAHKAGLLLGDVLVSLGGQSLHRVEDLLGYLGDEKVGTTVQARVLRAGELREVPLTVGKRS, from the coding sequence ATGTCCTCCGACCTCCACTCCCTCTCCCAGTCCCTCGCCTCCGTCGTCGAGCGCGTCGCCCCCAGCATCGTCCGCGTCGAGGCCCGTCGTCGCCGCGGCGCCACCGGCATCGTCTGGAGCGCCGAGGGCCACATCGTCACCACCAGCCACGCCGTCGAGCACGAGGGCCACATCCAGGTGGGCCTCGCCGACGGTCGCACCGTCTCCGCCGAGCTCATCGGCCGTGACGCCAGCACCGACCTCGCCCTCCTCAAGGCCGACGCCTCCAACCTCACCCCGCTTCCTCCGGCTCCGCTCGACGAGGTGAAGGTCGGCCACCTCGTCGTCACCGTGGCCCGTCCAGGGCGCACCGCCCGCGCCACGCTCGGCATGGTCAGCACCCATGGCGAGGGCTGGCGCACCCACGCCGGGGGCCGCGTGGACCGCTACCTCGAGACTGACGCCGACCTCCCGCCCGGCTTCTCCGGTGGCGCGCTCGTGGACACGCAGGGCCGCCTCGTCGGCCTGCTCACCGCCGCCTTCTCCCGCACCGCCGCCGTCGTCATTCCCGGTGACACGCTCACCCGGGTGACGGGCGCGCTGAAGGAGCACGGCGGCGTCCGCCGCGGCTACCTCGGCGTGGGGGCGTACCCCGTGCGTATCCCCCAGCACCTGGTGGAGCGCGCGGGCAGCGAGGCGGGCCTCGTCTTCCTCTCCGTGGACCCGGACGGCCCCGCGCACAAGGCCGGGCTGCTGCTCGGGGACGTGCTGGTGAGCCTGGGCGGCCAGTCGCTGCACCGCGTGGAGGACCTGCTCGGCTACCTGGGTGACGAGAAGGTGGGCACCACCGTGCAGGCCCGCGTCCTGCGCGCGGGTGAGCTGCGCGAGGTGCCCCTCACCGTCGGCAAGCGCTCCTGA
- a CDS encoding S1C family serine protease gives MKLLQQFSDDLESLVARASPAVVGVEHSRGHGTGLFLTPDGYVLTNRHVVMRNPRGLTVQLSNGEELRATLVGGDAPTDLAVVRAEGTDFPTLPLAEPQSVRVGQLVMAIGNPFRLEQSVSMGVVSAINRSLTLPNGVVLEGMLQTDAAINPGNSGGPLINTRGQVVGLNTLVLPYAQGIGFAVGAATAAWVASLLIQRGKVERRFLGIAATAVNLDTRLAQDTGQPRAVKVLKVQDGTPAHDAGLQVDDLLLAINRKTVSSVDDLQRLMALATDEEVSLDILRKGGGRKKLSARTRPRAESMAA, from the coding sequence ATGAAACTCCTGCAACAGTTCTCCGATGACCTGGAGTCCCTCGTGGCGCGCGCCTCGCCCGCGGTGGTGGGCGTGGAGCACTCGCGAGGCCACGGCACCGGGCTCTTCCTCACGCCGGACGGCTACGTCCTCACCAACCGCCACGTGGTGATGCGCAACCCGCGCGGGCTCACCGTGCAGCTCTCCAACGGCGAGGAGCTCCGCGCCACACTCGTGGGCGGAGACGCCCCCACGGACCTCGCGGTGGTCCGCGCCGAGGGCACGGACTTCCCCACCCTGCCCCTGGCCGAGCCCCAGTCCGTGCGCGTTGGCCAGCTCGTCATGGCCATTGGCAACCCGTTCCGGCTGGAACAGTCCGTGTCGATGGGTGTGGTGAGCGCCATCAACCGCAGCCTCACGCTGCCCAACGGTGTCGTGCTGGAGGGCATGCTCCAGACGGACGCCGCCATCAACCCGGGCAACTCGGGAGGGCCGCTCATCAACACGCGCGGGCAGGTGGTGGGGCTCAACACGCTGGTGCTGCCGTACGCGCAGGGCATCGGCTTCGCGGTGGGCGCGGCCACGGCGGCGTGGGTGGCCAGCCTGCTCATCCAGCGCGGCAAGGTGGAGCGGCGCTTCCTGGGCATCGCCGCCACGGCGGTGAACCTGGACACGCGGCTGGCACAGGACACGGGCCAGCCTCGCGCGGTGAAGGTGCTCAAGGTGCAGGACGGCACTCCGGCCCACGATGCCGGGCTCCAGGTGGACGACCTGCTGCTGGCCATCAACCGCAAGACGGTGAGCAGTGTGGACGACCTCCAGCGTCTGATGGCCCTGGCGACGGACGAAGAGGTGTCGCTGGACATCCTTCGCAAGGGCGGGGGCCGCAAGAAGCTCTCCGCGCGCACCCGCCCTCGTGCCGAGTCCATGGCCGCGTGA
- a CDS encoding HNH endonuclease: MHQDPDWPIRVAAFDALQRRVHQYGEVLPWELIDEGFSYQGETLHFANRARGIFWPRLMRETALSIKTTVPRQGREARYDDLHSDEGFLYKFQGTDVAGRDNRRLVRAMELDAPLIYFYGIEPGAYRPIWPVYISEVDPAALSFTVVSAAPEARVREPGRFAADPKMLNLERRYATVQVKKRLHQVAFRQHVLRAYEQRCAVCRFPRTELLDAAHILPDRDVRGRPEVPNGLSLCKLHHGAFDADLLGIRPDGIIEIAQSLLDEHDGPTLEHGLKGFAGKPLGMLPGAKALRPRGDYLEERYERFRKAG, translated from the coding sequence ATGCACCAGGACCCCGATTGGCCCATCCGTGTCGCTGCGTTCGACGCCTTGCAGCGACGGGTCCATCAGTACGGTGAAGTCCTCCCCTGGGAGCTCATCGACGAGGGCTTCTCGTACCAGGGCGAGACACTCCATTTCGCCAACCGGGCCCGCGGCATCTTCTGGCCACGGCTGATGCGCGAGACGGCGCTGTCCATCAAGACCACGGTGCCGCGCCAGGGGCGCGAAGCGCGGTATGACGACCTGCACTCGGACGAGGGCTTCCTCTACAAGTTCCAGGGAACGGACGTGGCGGGCCGGGACAACCGACGGCTCGTCCGAGCCATGGAGCTGGATGCGCCGCTCATCTACTTCTACGGCATCGAGCCCGGCGCCTACCGTCCCATCTGGCCCGTCTACATCTCCGAGGTAGACCCGGCCGCGCTGTCCTTCACAGTGGTATCGGCCGCACCGGAAGCGCGAGTGCGGGAGCCGGGCCGGTTCGCGGCGGACCCGAAGATGCTGAACCTGGAGCGCCGCTACGCGACGGTGCAGGTGAAGAAGCGGCTGCATCAGGTGGCCTTCCGGCAGCACGTGCTGCGCGCGTATGAGCAGCGCTGCGCCGTGTGCCGCTTCCCGCGCACGGAACTGCTGGACGCGGCGCACATCCTCCCGGACCGCGACGTGCGAGGCCGACCGGAGGTGCCCAACGGACTGTCACTGTGCAAGCTCCACCACGGTGCGTTCGACGCAGACCTGCTGGGCATCCGGCCGGACGGCATCATCGAGATTGCCCAGAGCCTGCTCGACGAGCACGACGGCCCCACGCTGGAGCACGGCCTCAAGGGCTTCGCGGGCAAGCCGCTCGGAATGCTGCCGGGGGCCAAGGCGTTGCGGCCTCGCGGTGACTACCTGGAAGAGCGCTACGAGCGCTTCCGCAAGGCGGGCTGA